In Prescottella soli, a genomic segment contains:
- a CDS encoding DUF2537 domain-containing protein: MVAVEPAPTPWSTGLLVSGFAAVFTIVAVVAFGSALATIHPLLAVGFNLVVVGGAAPTVWRWRHVPVWRWVVYGATAGVVSGWAALLLGAL, from the coding sequence ATGGTCGCCGTCGAACCTGCGCCGACCCCGTGGTCGACGGGCCTGCTGGTGAGCGGGTTCGCGGCGGTCTTCACGATCGTCGCGGTGGTCGCCTTCGGATCCGCCCTGGCCACCATTCATCCGCTGCTCGCGGTGGGCTTCAACCTCGTGGTCGTCGGTGGTGCCGCGCCCACCGTGTGGCGCTGGCGGCACGTTCCGGTGTGGCGTTGGGTGGTGTACGGGGCGACGGCCGGCGTCGTATCGGGCTGGGCCGCACTGCTTCTCGGTGCCCTCTGA
- a CDS encoding class I adenylate-forming enzyme family protein yields the protein MSEVFTAPGVPDSNPRRAVLCHPEDKIRDYVARGWWRETTLLDEFDHWVRARPEHDAVSDPTNLPDLTGLAAETLSWKAMSDRVEQLAARYYEGGIRQGDVVVVQLPNSIALVATYLALWRLGAVVSPVPVAYRQHELSNICRVTAAKAVVTVTRLLDRDLAADALALAEPADGVESVFVFGPEPDPRAVPMDLAASSVAVEEARRYLDGVVVTIGDRITICWTSGTEAAPKGVPRCHADWFASAQAAQDGLETDESSVILNPFPMVNMAGFAAAFLPWLVGGGHLVQHQPLDLTVFLAQIERHRVTHTSMPPAILAMLLQQDALRESVDLSSLQRVGSGGAPLPPSVVRRWQDEFGIEVLNFFGSNEGVCLLGAPADIPDPAVRAMHLPNYGAPNREWATRVAKMTSVRLVDPVTGADVHAVGERGELRLKGPSVFGGYLEGTASSSPFDDQGYLCSGDVFELGGERGEYIVFVDRIKEIIIRGGMNIAPAEIEGLLLEHPAVSDVAVIGYPDEVLGEKCCAVVVPAPGSSVELADLVNHLRERQVASFKLPERLEIVESIPRNPVGKIVRRDLREAFAPPSV from the coding sequence ATGTCCGAAGTGTTCACCGCGCCCGGGGTTCCCGACTCGAACCCGCGCCGCGCCGTGCTCTGCCACCCGGAAGACAAGATCCGCGACTACGTGGCCAGGGGGTGGTGGCGCGAAACCACCCTGCTGGACGAGTTCGACCACTGGGTCCGCGCCCGGCCCGAGCACGATGCGGTGTCGGATCCGACGAACCTGCCGGACCTGACGGGCCTCGCGGCCGAGACGCTGAGCTGGAAGGCGATGTCGGATCGGGTCGAACAGCTCGCCGCCCGGTACTACGAGGGCGGGATCCGGCAGGGGGACGTGGTCGTGGTCCAGCTGCCGAACTCGATCGCCCTCGTCGCGACGTATCTCGCGCTGTGGCGCCTGGGCGCGGTGGTGAGCCCGGTTCCGGTCGCGTACCGGCAGCACGAGTTGTCGAACATCTGCCGCGTTACCGCGGCGAAGGCGGTCGTCACGGTGACCCGTCTGCTGGACCGCGACCTGGCGGCCGACGCGTTGGCCCTCGCCGAACCGGCCGACGGTGTCGAGAGCGTGTTCGTGTTCGGGCCCGAACCGGACCCGCGTGCGGTGCCGATGGACCTCGCGGCATCGTCGGTCGCGGTGGAGGAGGCGCGACGCTACCTGGACGGCGTGGTCGTCACGATCGGTGACCGGATCACGATCTGCTGGACCAGCGGGACGGAGGCCGCCCCCAAGGGTGTGCCGCGTTGTCACGCAGACTGGTTTGCGAGTGCGCAGGCGGCGCAGGACGGGCTCGAGACCGACGAGTCGTCCGTGATCCTCAACCCGTTCCCCATGGTGAACATGGCGGGATTCGCGGCGGCCTTCCTCCCGTGGCTCGTCGGTGGCGGGCACCTCGTCCAGCACCAGCCGCTGGACCTGACCGTCTTCCTGGCGCAGATCGAGCGCCACCGTGTCACACACACGTCGATGCCCCCGGCGATCCTGGCGATGCTGCTCCAGCAGGACGCGCTCCGGGAATCGGTGGACCTGTCGTCGCTGCAGCGGGTCGGCTCGGGCGGTGCGCCGTTGCCGCCCAGCGTGGTTCGCCGCTGGCAGGACGAGTTCGGCATCGAGGTCCTCAACTTCTTCGGCTCCAACGAGGGGGTGTGTCTGCTCGGCGCGCCCGCCGACATCCCGGATCCGGCCGTCCGCGCCATGCACCTCCCGAACTACGGTGCCCCGAACCGGGAATGGGCGACGCGGGTCGCGAAGATGACGTCCGTGCGGCTGGTCGATCCGGTGACCGGCGCCGACGTCCACGCCGTTGGCGAGCGGGGTGAGCTACGTCTGAAGGGGCCCAGCGTCTTCGGCGGCTACCTCGAGGGCACCGCGTCGTCGAGCCCGTTCGACGACCAGGGCTACCTGTGCAGCGGCGACGTGTTCGAACTCGGCGGCGAGCGCGGCGAGTACATCGTCTTCGTCGACCGCATCAAGGAGATCATCATCCGCGGCGGCATGAACATCGCGCCGGCCGAGATCGAGGGCCTGCTGCTCGAGCATCCCGCGGTGAGCGACGTCGCGGTGATCGGCTACCCCGACGAGGTGCTCGGGGAGAAGTGCTGCGCCGTGGTGGTTCCCGCCCCGGGCTCGTCGGTCGAGCTCGCCGACCTCGTGAACCATCTGCGGGAGCGGCAGGTCGCGTCGTTCAAGCTGCCCGAGCGGCTCGAGATCGTCGAGAGCATTCCCCGCAACCCGGTGGGCAAGATCGTGCGCCGGGACCTCCGCGAGGCCTTCGCGCCGCCGTCCGTCTGA
- a CDS encoding acetyl-CoA acetyltransferase, with product MTTDTIRIIGGYQTDFARNFPREGLDVADLVREVVEGTLADAGLDAGDIGVVHVGNAFGQLFTGQGHLGAMPSSVVPDLWGAPATRHEGACASGSLAVLAAMADLESGRYDCALVIGAELEKTVPGDLGARHMGTAAWAGREGTDAKFMWPYMFGKVADEYDRRFGLDDRHLWAIAELNARNAARNPCAQTRDWARDAASFSADPVANPPVEGRLRKADCGPLTDGAAGVVLVRADHPAAQRDRARQSSILGWGHRTVGLPLAEKLARSAGDEYVFPHVRDTIGDAFTRAGISGVDDLDLIETHDCFTVSEYLAIDHFGITPPGESWRAVEAGDLEVGGRIPMNPSGGLLGVGHPVGATGVRMLLDCHRQVTGRASANQVDGARRAAMLNFGGSTSTTASFVVGH from the coding sequence ATGACTACTGACACGATTCGAATAATCGGCGGCTACCAAACGGATTTCGCACGAAACTTCCCCCGCGAGGGGCTCGATGTCGCGGACCTCGTGCGCGAGGTCGTCGAGGGCACCCTCGCCGATGCCGGACTCGACGCCGGCGACATCGGCGTCGTCCACGTCGGCAACGCCTTCGGCCAGCTCTTCACCGGCCAGGGACACCTGGGAGCGATGCCGTCGTCGGTGGTCCCGGACCTGTGGGGCGCGCCCGCCACCCGGCACGAGGGCGCGTGCGCGTCGGGGTCCCTCGCGGTGCTCGCGGCCATGGCGGATCTCGAGTCCGGCCGATACGACTGCGCCCTGGTGATCGGGGCCGAACTCGAGAAGACCGTGCCGGGCGACCTGGGCGCCCGGCACATGGGGACCGCGGCCTGGGCCGGACGCGAGGGCACGGACGCAAAGTTCATGTGGCCGTATATGTTCGGCAAGGTCGCCGACGAGTACGACCGACGGTTCGGTCTCGACGACCGGCACCTGTGGGCCATCGCGGAGCTGAATGCGCGCAACGCCGCCCGCAACCCCTGTGCGCAGACTCGCGACTGGGCGCGCGACGCCGCGTCGTTCAGCGCCGACCCGGTGGCCAACCCTCCGGTCGAGGGCCGTCTCCGCAAGGCGGACTGCGGGCCGCTCACCGACGGTGCCGCCGGCGTCGTCCTGGTACGCGCCGACCACCCCGCGGCGCAGCGCGATCGGGCGCGGCAGTCGAGCATCCTCGGCTGGGGCCACCGGACCGTGGGACTCCCGCTGGCCGAGAAGCTCGCGCGCAGCGCCGGTGACGAGTACGTGTTCCCCCACGTCCGCGACACCATCGGCGACGCCTTCACCCGCGCCGGGATCTCCGGCGTCGACGACCTGGACCTGATCGAGACGCACGACTGCTTCACCGTCAGCGAGTACCTCGCCATCGACCACTTCGGCATCACACCGCCCGGGGAGAGTTGGCGCGCCGTCGAGGCGGGCGACCTCGAGGTCGGCGGCCGCATCCCGATGAATCCCAGCGGCGGCCTCCTCGGCGTCGGGCACCCTGTCGGCGCGACCGGTGTGCGGATGCTGCTGGACTGCCACCGCCAGGTGACGGGCCGGGCGAGCGCGAACCAGGTCGACGGCGCCCGCCGTGCGGCGATGTTGAACTTCGGCGGAAGCACTTCGACGACAGCCAGTTTCGTCGTCGGACACTGA
- a CDS encoding TetR/AcrR family transcriptional regulator, translated as MVKRPDPETRREEIADAVLRVIRRDGVGAASVRTVADEAGMSTGSLRHFFGTQSELLLFAMELVTRRVYDRIAAIEFTGDPWTDVRVLAEQFVPLDDDRRGEMDVWQAFVVAARTDPTLAQVRDRTDQEMYGGFLRSTSALKEAGLLGPGTSAEVEAMRLHALVDGLAAHGVNHPHRVSADRIRAVLDAHFGSLLTADGSAR; from the coding sequence GTGGTGAAACGACCCGACCCCGAGACGCGACGCGAGGAGATCGCCGACGCCGTGCTGCGGGTGATCCGGCGCGACGGTGTCGGTGCGGCGAGCGTCCGGACCGTCGCCGACGAGGCCGGCATGTCCACCGGTTCGCTCCGGCACTTCTTCGGCACCCAGTCCGAGTTGCTGTTGTTCGCCATGGAACTGGTGACCCGGCGCGTGTACGACCGCATCGCCGCCATCGAGTTCACCGGCGACCCCTGGACCGATGTCCGGGTGCTCGCCGAGCAGTTCGTCCCCCTCGACGACGACCGCCGCGGCGAAATGGACGTCTGGCAGGCGTTCGTGGTCGCGGCCCGGACCGACCCGACGCTTGCGCAGGTCCGCGACCGCACCGATCAGGAGATGTACGGCGGCTTCCTGCGGTCCACGTCCGCGCTGAAGGAGGCGGGCCTGCTCGGGCCGGGAACGTCCGCGGAGGTGGAGGCGATGCGGCTGCACGCCCTGGTCGACGGCCTCGCCGCGCACGGCGTCAACCACCCCCACCGCGTGAGTGCCGACCGGATCCGCGCGGTGCTCGACGCGCACTTCGGCTCGCTGCTGACCGCCGACGGGAGCGCCCGCTAG
- a CDS encoding DUF6928 family protein: MSGVNASTLWYVDAADPATTLRDATPDRDAAQALAVQLHPGLVATHLGDEFLSEATSLEDGEIAVGCYPGVSVVRTGESLPPVPSSLVEHWIHPTGFRHTYLSSSSPVTKAGSWGAFAHWDGAELKRSFSATPVHIIENLGLPQVWERPFWAGERPARPFLDVLPDPQTLPFSPGEFAEAAPYAWLGEDLDPASITMSRFAVYPPGQVPASVQLLEEQRRAEQEREQRELERGQEQGHEQARPQRRSLFARLFHREN, encoded by the coding sequence GTGTCGGGGGTCAACGCTTCCACGCTCTGGTACGTCGACGCCGCCGATCCCGCCACGACGCTGCGGGACGCGACACCCGACCGCGACGCCGCGCAGGCACTCGCCGTCCAGTTGCACCCGGGTCTCGTTGCGACGCACCTGGGTGACGAGTTCCTTTCCGAGGCAACGTCACTCGAGGACGGAGAGATCGCCGTCGGCTGCTATCCCGGGGTGTCGGTCGTCCGTACGGGCGAGTCGCTGCCACCCGTCCCGTCGTCGCTGGTGGAGCATTGGATTCATCCGACCGGCTTCCGCCATACCTACCTGTCGTCCTCGAGTCCGGTGACGAAGGCGGGTTCGTGGGGCGCCTTCGCGCACTGGGACGGTGCGGAACTGAAGCGGTCGTTCAGCGCGACGCCGGTGCACATCATCGAGAACCTGGGGCTGCCGCAGGTGTGGGAGCGTCCCTTCTGGGCGGGCGAGCGCCCGGCACGACCGTTCCTCGATGTGCTGCCCGATCCCCAGACGCTGCCGTTCAGCCCGGGCGAGTTCGCCGAGGCCGCGCCCTACGCGTGGCTGGGCGAGGACCTCGATCCGGCGTCGATCACGATGTCCCGGTTCGCCGTCTACCCACCCGGGCAGGTCCCCGCATCGGTGCAGCTACTCGAGGAGCAGCGCCGCGCCGAGCAGGAACGAGAGCAGCGGGAACTGGAACGTGGGCAGGAGCAGGGACACGAACAGGCGCGTCCGCAGCGGCGGTCGCTGTTCGCACGCCTGTTCCACAGGGAGAACTGA
- a CDS encoding TrmH family RNA methyltransferase: MVHVIDIADPADPRLDDYRDLNSSDRRPDLPDGKGLVIAEGVLVVQRMLTSRFAPTSLLGVDRRLGQLSEDLEGIDVPFYRTSAEVMAEVVGFHLNRGVLAAARRPPALDLDDALRDARTVAVLEGVNDHENIGSMFRNAAGLGVDAILFGTAVADPLYRRAVRVSMGHVLRVPFAQVPDWPHGLNVLRDKGFQLISLTPNPSAVSLAHAMTGEKVAVLLGAEGPGLSEHAMRATDVRARIPMAPGTDSLNVATAAAMAFYERIRTAS; this comes from the coding sequence GTGGTTCACGTCATCGACATCGCAGACCCCGCCGATCCCCGGCTGGACGACTACCGCGACCTCAACTCGTCGGATCGTCGGCCCGACCTGCCGGACGGGAAGGGGCTGGTGATCGCGGAGGGCGTGCTGGTGGTGCAACGCATGCTCACCTCCCGGTTCGCGCCGACCAGCCTGCTCGGTGTGGACCGACGGCTGGGGCAACTGTCCGAGGACCTCGAGGGCATCGACGTGCCCTTCTACCGGACGTCGGCCGAGGTCATGGCCGAGGTCGTCGGGTTCCACCTCAACCGGGGCGTGCTCGCCGCGGCCCGCCGCCCGCCCGCGCTCGACCTCGACGACGCCCTGCGCGACGCCCGGACCGTCGCGGTGCTCGAGGGGGTCAACGACCACGAGAACATCGGCTCGATGTTCCGCAACGCCGCCGGCCTGGGCGTGGACGCGATCCTGTTCGGCACGGCCGTGGCCGACCCGCTCTACCGTCGGGCCGTCCGGGTGTCGATGGGCCACGTGCTGAGGGTGCCGTTCGCGCAGGTTCCGGACTGGCCACATGGGCTGAACGTCCTGCGTGACAAGGGCTTCCAGCTCATCTCACTGACCCCCAATCCATCGGCGGTGTCGCTCGCGCACGCCATGACCGGAGAGAAGGTCGCGGTCCTGCTCGGCGCGGAAGGCCCCGGGTTGAGCGAACACGCCATGCGCGCCACCGACGTTCGTGCGCGGATCCCGATGGCGCCGGGCACCGACTCCCTCAACGTCGCGACCGCGGCCGCGATGGCGTTCTACGAGCGTATCCGGACGGCGTCGTGA
- a CDS encoding carotenoid oxygenase family protein, producing MDIEVLGRALTTLPADDDHPYRTGAWRPQTVERSADDLDVVGELPADLDGVYLRNTENPVHPALEGRYHPFDGDGMIHAVGFRDGKAFYRNRFVKTDGFLAEQAAGGPLWAGIAEHPERSIRQDGWGARGRMKDASSTDVVVHNGTALTSFWQCGDLYRLDPTTLETVGKATWDGKFPTSLGVSAHPKVDDRAGELLFFNYSTDAPYMHYGVVDSDDRLAHYVDIELPGPRLPHDMAFTENYAILNDCPLFWLPEALAAGRYVSRFHPDIPLRLGVIPRRGTSEQIRWFEADPTYVLHWTNAYESGDEIVLEGFHQENPEPEDTGEGGVYQRMFRFLALDRMGTHLHRWRLNLRTGEVREERLSETVTEFGMINPSHAGRPHRYTYAATGLPGWFLFDGLVKHDTVTGTEERYAFGEGVFGSETAMAPRVGADGEDDGYLVTIVSNVEEDLSECLVFDAARVADGPVARIRLPERISSGTHSTWAPGSTLPGWRTSDDPAEAMGLDRPGL from the coding sequence ATGGACATCGAGGTGCTCGGGCGCGCGCTGACGACACTGCCCGCGGACGACGACCATCCCTACCGCACCGGCGCGTGGCGCCCGCAGACCGTCGAGCGAAGTGCCGACGATCTCGACGTCGTCGGCGAACTGCCCGCCGACCTCGACGGGGTCTACCTGCGCAACACCGAGAATCCGGTGCATCCCGCCCTCGAGGGCCGCTACCACCCGTTCGACGGCGACGGCATGATCCACGCGGTCGGCTTCCGTGACGGAAAGGCCTTCTACCGCAACCGCTTCGTCAAGACCGACGGCTTCCTGGCCGAGCAGGCGGCGGGCGGTCCGCTGTGGGCGGGCATCGCCGAACACCCGGAACGCTCGATCCGTCAGGACGGCTGGGGCGCTCGCGGCCGGATGAAGGACGCGTCCAGCACCGACGTCGTCGTGCACAACGGCACGGCGCTCACCAGTTTCTGGCAGTGCGGTGACCTCTACCGACTCGATCCGACGACGCTCGAGACGGTGGGCAAGGCGACGTGGGACGGCAAGTTCCCGACGAGCCTGGGGGTTTCGGCGCACCCGAAGGTCGACGACCGCGCCGGGGAACTGTTGTTCTTCAACTACAGCACCGACGCCCCGTACATGCACTACGGCGTCGTCGACTCCGACGACCGCCTCGCCCACTACGTGGACATCGAACTGCCCGGACCCCGCCTGCCGCACGACATGGCGTTCACCGAGAACTACGCGATCCTCAACGACTGCCCGCTGTTCTGGCTGCCCGAGGCACTCGCAGCCGGCAGGTACGTCTCGCGGTTCCATCCGGACATCCCGTTGCGGCTGGGCGTGATCCCGCGCCGGGGCACTTCCGAACAGATCCGTTGGTTCGAAGCCGACCCCACCTACGTCCTGCACTGGACCAACGCCTACGAGAGCGGTGACGAGATCGTCCTCGAGGGATTCCACCAGGAGAACCCCGAACCCGAGGACACCGGCGAAGGCGGTGTCTACCAGCGGATGTTCCGCTTCCTGGCACTCGACCGGATGGGCACGCACCTGCACCGGTGGCGGTTGAACCTGCGGACCGGGGAGGTCCGGGAGGAGCGGCTCTCCGAGACCGTGACCGAGTTCGGGATGATCAACCCGAGTCACGCCGGTCGGCCCCACCGCTACACCTACGCCGCGACCGGCCTGCCCGGGTGGTTCCTGTTCGACGGCCTCGTCAAGCACGACACCGTCACCGGAACCGAGGAACGCTACGCGTTCGGCGAGGGCGTGTTCGGCAGCGAGACCGCGATGGCCCCGCGCGTCGGCGCCGACGGCGAGGACGACGGGTACCTGGTGACGATCGTCTCGAACGTCGAGGAGGATCTGTCGGAGTGTCTGGTGTTCGACGCCGCCCGGGTCGCGGACGGCCCCGTGGCGCGGATCCGGTTGCCGGAGCGCATCTCCAGCGGCACGCACTCGACGTGGGCGCCAGGTTCGACGCTGCCCGGCTGGCGGACGAGCGACGACCCCGCGGAGGCGATGGGTCTCGACCGCCCCGGACTATAG
- a CDS encoding thiolase family protein translates to MTRALVFDAVRLPRGRVRRDGGTLAQIPPHALFAQLLAALERRGLRAADVDDVVVGISTVTGEQAGNLARAAALSAGWPDAVGGAVVSRLCCSGIEAIGTAAAKVVAGQADIVVAGGVESMSRVPMLSDAPAIATDDDLGELTGFVTIGVSADATAAAFGFTRDQLDEFAAQSHRRAAAAPPSDAVVPVTLSGEVILAADEGARPDATAQQFAELPALFGDDPAWERVLRRLPELTKPERGLHSIATAPQLADGASAAVIASPDAADGRLRGREPIAEILAVTHRSVRSPLLSAPVDAARDALHRAGIGAGDLDVVEANESFAVSPLLLIRELGLDPSRVNPNGGALAVGHPLGATGGNLLVSALDGLRRVDGEHALVTIPAALGLGSALVLRRLR, encoded by the coding sequence ATGACGCGGGCGTTGGTCTTCGACGCGGTCCGGCTGCCGCGGGGGCGGGTACGCCGGGACGGCGGCACCCTCGCGCAGATTCCGCCTCACGCGCTGTTCGCGCAGCTTCTGGCCGCCCTCGAGCGGCGCGGCCTGCGCGCCGCGGACGTGGACGACGTCGTCGTCGGGATCAGCACGGTCACGGGGGAGCAGGCCGGCAATCTGGCCCGCGCCGCCGCGCTGTCCGCCGGGTGGCCCGACGCCGTCGGCGGTGCGGTGGTCTCGCGGCTGTGCTGCTCGGGAATCGAGGCGATCGGCACCGCGGCGGCGAAGGTCGTTGCGGGACAGGCCGACATCGTCGTCGCCGGTGGTGTCGAGTCGATGTCGCGCGTCCCGATGCTCTCCGACGCCCCCGCCATCGCCACCGACGACGACCTGGGCGAGCTCACCGGATTCGTGACCATCGGGGTGTCCGCGGACGCGACGGCCGCCGCCTTCGGATTCACCCGTGACCAGCTGGACGAGTTCGCGGCGCAGTCGCATCGGCGGGCCGCGGCGGCCCCGCCGTCGGACGCGGTGGTGCCCGTGACCCTGTCGGGCGAGGTGATCCTCGCGGCCGACGAGGGCGCTCGCCCCGACGCCACCGCCCAGCAGTTCGCGGAGCTGCCGGCCCTGTTCGGCGACGACCCGGCGTGGGAGCGGGTGCTCCGACGGCTGCCGGAGCTGACGAAACCCGAACGCGGCCTGCATTCGATCGCGACGGCGCCGCAACTAGCCGACGGCGCCTCCGCCGCCGTGATCGCCTCCCCAGACGCCGCGGACGGCCGGCTGCGCGGCCGCGAACCGATCGCGGAGATCCTCGCCGTCACGCACCGGTCCGTGCGCTCCCCGCTGCTGAGCGCACCGGTCGACGCGGCCCGAGACGCGCTGCACCGGGCGGGGATCGGAGCCGGCGACCTCGACGTCGTCGAGGCCAACGAGTCCTTCGCCGTCAGCCCGCTGCTGCTGATCCGAGAGCTCGGCCTCGACCCGTCCCGGGTCAATCCGAACGGCGGCGCGCTCGCCGTCGGTCACCCGCTGGGCGCAACCGGCGGCAACCTCCTCGTCTCCGCCCTCGACGGCCTCCGCCGCGTCGACGGCGAGCACGCCCTCGTCACGATTCCGGCCGCACTGGGACTGGGCTCCGCGCTGGTCCTGCGCCGGTTGCGGTGA
- the sepH gene encoding septation protein SepH, whose amino-acid sequence MRELRVIGLEPGGAHVVCSDPDTGEKFRIPADDKLRAASRGDIARLGQIEIESDCQMRPREIQARIRAGASVEQVAEEAGVPQSKVDRFAYPVLLERSRAADMAQAGHPVRPDGPTVDTLAEIVAQAFRARGHDLDVATWDAWKDEDGHWVAQLQWQAGRTTNAAHWRYQPDAHGGTITALDDTASQLVDPDHGRPLRGLAPVPSQGVFGPADFEQDHEHDVEAADDSSILLTDNEIDDATAEPAERAELDELDDLDEHEPKPAPQHTPGKDKRGKPALPSWDDVLLGVRSNGRG is encoded by the coding sequence GTGCGAGAGCTGCGAGTGATCGGTCTCGAGCCTGGCGGCGCGCATGTGGTGTGTTCGGATCCCGATACCGGTGAGAAATTCCGGATCCCGGCCGACGACAAGCTCCGCGCCGCCTCCCGCGGCGACATCGCGCGCCTGGGCCAGATCGAGATCGAGTCGGACTGCCAGATGCGACCCCGAGAGATCCAGGCCCGGATCCGCGCCGGCGCCTCCGTCGAGCAGGTCGCCGAGGAGGCGGGTGTCCCGCAGTCCAAGGTGGACCGTTTCGCGTATCCGGTTCTGCTCGAACGCTCCCGGGCCGCCGACATGGCGCAGGCCGGTCACCCGGTCCGCCCCGACGGGCCCACCGTCGACACGCTCGCCGAGATCGTGGCACAGGCGTTCCGCGCCCGCGGCCACGATCTGGACGTCGCGACGTGGGACGCGTGGAAGGACGAGGACGGTCACTGGGTGGCACAGCTGCAGTGGCAGGCCGGACGGACCACCAATGCGGCGCACTGGCGCTATCAGCCGGACGCGCACGGCGGCACCATCACCGCGCTCGACGACACCGCCAGCCAGCTCGTCGACCCGGACCACGGTCGCCCGCTCCGCGGTCTCGCTCCCGTACCGAGCCAGGGCGTGTTCGGCCCGGCGGACTTCGAGCAGGACCACGAGCACGATGTCGAAGCAGCCGACGATTCGTCGATCTTGTTGACGGACAACGAGATCGACGATGCAACGGCGGAACCCGCCGAACGGGCCGAGCTCGACGAACTCGACGATCTCGACGAGCACGAGCCCAAGCCGGCACCGCAGCACACGCCCGGCAAGGACAAGCGCGGCAAGCCGGCACTGCCCTCGTGGGACGACGTCCTGCTCGGTGTTCGGAGCAACGGGCGCGGCTGA
- the serC gene encoding phosphoserine transaminase has translation MSTPIIPADLKPVDGRFGCGPSKVRPEQLQSLVDVGASVFGTSHRQKPVKDVVARVRSGLRDLFSLPEGYEVVLGNGGSTAFWDAAAFGLIRERSQHFTYGEFSSKFASVAKNNPFIGDPIVVSSEPGTAPEIVADGSVDLIGWAHNETSTGVAVPVTRPAGSENALIAIDATSGAGGLPVNAADADVYYFAPQKCFAADGGLWIALMSPAALERVAEIKDSGRWTPDFLSLPIAVDNSTKDQTYNTPALATLLMFENQIAWMNGNGGLDWTTARTKDSSERLYSWAEASEYATPFVADPAYRSQVVGTIDFKDEVDAAAVAKILRANGIVDTEPYRKLGRNQLRIGMFPAIDPEDISQLTKSIDWVVSQLG, from the coding sequence ATGAGCACACCGATCATCCCCGCCGACCTCAAGCCCGTAGACGGCCGCTTCGGTTGCGGACCGTCGAAGGTCCGCCCCGAACAGCTGCAGTCCCTGGTCGACGTCGGCGCCTCGGTGTTCGGCACCAGCCACCGGCAGAAGCCGGTCAAGGACGTCGTCGCCCGCGTGCGTTCCGGCCTGCGTGACCTGTTCTCGCTGCCCGAGGGCTACGAGGTCGTCCTCGGCAACGGCGGTTCCACCGCGTTCTGGGACGCGGCCGCGTTCGGCCTGATCCGTGAGCGCTCGCAGCACTTCACGTACGGCGAGTTCTCGTCGAAGTTCGCGTCCGTCGCGAAGAACAACCCGTTCATCGGTGATCCGATCGTCGTCTCGAGCGAGCCGGGCACCGCGCCGGAGATCGTCGCCGACGGCTCCGTCGACCTGATCGGCTGGGCGCACAACGAGACCTCGACGGGCGTCGCCGTGCCGGTGACCCGCCCGGCGGGTTCGGAGAACGCGCTCATCGCGATCGACGCCACCTCGGGTGCCGGCGGCCTGCCGGTCAACGCCGCGGACGCCGACGTCTACTACTTCGCGCCGCAGAAGTGCTTCGCCGCCGACGGCGGGCTGTGGATCGCGCTGATGAGCCCGGCCGCGCTCGAGCGTGTCGCCGAGATCAAGGACTCGGGCCGCTGGACCCCGGACTTCCTGTCGCTGCCGATCGCGGTCGACAACTCCACCAAGGACCAGACGTACAACACCCCGGCGCTCGCGACGCTGCTCATGTTCGAGAACCAGATCGCGTGGATGAACGGCAACGGTGGCCTGGACTGGACCACCGCGCGCACCAAGGATTCGTCGGAGCGCCTGTACTCGTGGGCCGAGGCGTCCGAGTACGCGACGCCGTTCGTCGCCGATCCGGCGTACCGCTCGCAGGTCGTCGGCACCATCGACTTCAAGGACGAGGTCGATGCGGCTGCGGTCGCGAAGATCCTGCGCGCCAACGGCATCGTCGACACCGAGCCGTACCGCAAGCTGGGCCGCAACCAGCTGCGCATCGGCATGTTCCCGGCGATCGATCCCGAGGACATCAGCCAGCTGACCAAGAGCATCGACTGGGTCGTCTCCCAGCTCGGCTAG